A segment of the Lolium perenne isolate Kyuss_39 chromosome 3, Kyuss_2.0, whole genome shotgun sequence genome:
TGACTGTGCACTGGGTGGCATTTTAACACATTGCAAACCAAAATGATCAAGTGGCTTTGCACAGGGTGAATATGAAATGGTCGATGACCGTTCTGTAGTAAAGCAGGGTCTTGCTATTCAGTGCATTGCAAATGAACCTGAGCTCGTTAAGTGTGCGTTACCGGACAAGTATATCAATCCTAGGTTCACTTTTTCTTATTTGTGAGTAATTTAAAGCCAGGTTAGTAAGAAAGAGGTAACAAATTAAAAGTGGCTAGTGCCGTTATTTTATTTAATAGTATTTAGTTAGATCAACAAGAAATAAACAACAAAGTAATTTGTGAGCTTGTTTTAGACGTACGGGAGGTATTTATTTATTGCAAACCATGGGTGGCATATTACAACTTTATTCATACACACTTAGGTACGTATACATGAACATATATAATCTCTTAACAGTATTTGATCGAGCTGCAGACGATGCTGCTGGATCCCATCGTGCTTATTCATTACACACATATTATGACATATGTATAGCCAGCTAGCTAGCTAGTAGCTAGCAAGCAGGGGTTTAACGCATAGTAGCGGATCGAGTTGAGGTCTGCAGCCTGCAGGTACGACGTACATCTGGATGGGATCGATCGGTAGAGTAGCTAGCTGCTAGCTCGATAGATATATTTATATAAGTGATTGATTCATGGTTCGTTGGACACGAGCCCGACGTAGATGCCGAGGGCCATGAGGCTCTCCCCAGAGTGGCCGAAGAAGCCGACCATGGCGCCGTTGTCATCGCGGTCGTTCGGCAGCGGCACGCTAAAGGCAGTCCCCGAGGGGTACCCGTACGGGCCGTGCACATTCTGCTGGTTGGTGGTGAACTTGAGCGAGGTCACGCCGTAGTCGTCGAAAGTGCCAGAGAAATTGTTCACATACTCGCCTGGGCTCATGGAAAACTGCAAGACATGCATGGATGCATGACAAGTTGCATGCACTCAAAGTCGTCAGACGATCGATATTAGTACTCCGAAAGGAAATTAGGAATGAATTAACGTTGTCGTATGTACCGGTAGATTCTCATGTCCTTTGACCGTGCCCCAGGGGCCGGCAGATGTGCGCTTGACATGCTGGTCGACGTAGACGAAGGAGAAGCCTTTGATGCGCTCTCCTATTTTCTGGGTGCTGTAGACGCTGACCTGCTTAAGCTTGACTGGCGTGGTGATGTCCACGGGTTGGCCGGATCCTCCCCACGGACCGATCTTGACCGGCAAACCATTCTTCCCCAGCACGTAGACGCCGAGCGCCGCGAGGGTGTTGCCGGAGCAGCCGAAGAAGGCAACCACCTCGCCATTGTTTGGCTGCAACGTCACCACGAAGGTGGCCCCTGCCGGGTAGCCATACGGCCCGTACGGCTGCTTGTTGGTGACCAGCTTGAGCGAGGTGATGCCGGTGCCGTCGGTGGTGCCAAACACCTGGACGAGGTACTCGTCGGGATCCATGTTGATTTTACTGATGTTGTGTTCCGGGTCAATCTTGCCCCAGGGGCCGACAGGGAGGGGCTTCCTATTCTGGTCCTTGTAGACGAAGGAGAAGCCAAAGATACGGCCATCCTCGGACTCGGAGCTACAGATGGTGATGCTCACCAGGGATTGGGGCTTGCTTGCTTTATTGATGTCTTGAGGTTGTCCACCCTGCGGACCCCATGGACCAACCTTCATCGCGTCCTACATACAGCATGCATCACAAATTAAGCAAGTCAGTTAGTTACATGAAACTAGCTAAGCACATACAGttctatatatacatatatacagCCTTACCTCCATACTCTCGACCTACTTCAACTGAAAACTTAGCCTGATGTGTGTGTGCGCGCTTGCTAGTTGCGATGGACCCAATGAGGATGGAAGGCCACCTATTTATAGGGAGTCAGGTTGTTCGCGTACCTGACATGCATCTGTCTCCATCAAGCTCAGCACCTATATATCTGATTCATTTTTATCGGGGCCTGTGTTGCTCTGGTAATAAGTTAATCCTATTAA
Coding sequences within it:
- the LOC127321471 gene encoding mannose/glucose-specific lectin-like codes for the protein MEDAMKVGPWGPQGGQPQDINKASKPQSLVSITICSSESEDGRIFGFSFVYKDQNRKPLPVGPWGKIDPEHNISKINMDPDEYLVQVFGTTDGTGITSLKLVTNKQPYGPYGYPAGATFVVTLQPNNGEVVAFFGCSGNTLAALGVYVLGKNGLPVKIGPWGGSGQPVDITTPVKLKQVSVYSTQKIGERIKGFSFVYVDQHVKRTSAGPWGTVKGHENLPFSMSPGEYVNNFSGTFDDYGVTSLKFTTNQQNVHGPYGYPSGTAFSVPLPNDRDDNGAMVGFFGHSGESLMALGIYVGLVSNEP